The Macrobrachium rosenbergii isolate ZJJX-2024 chromosome 22, ASM4041242v1, whole genome shotgun sequence DNA segment taaagATATGGTAAACCAAACTGTTACTTAATTGGGATGCTATATGATAACTTTGGCCATCATAGTATTACTTTGTGTAAAATACATTATGTAGAAGATGGAGCaacaaattactttaattaaaCAATACAAGCAACTTAAAACGTTTTatggcaaggaaaaataaaattggtgATAGGGTAggtttatttttctcaaaactacaaagaaggatgaaacaaataaaaattgtgaatatGAAGCATTCAGATACATGATCATCACCCCTAGGCCACTTTATCTTTATTGTAGCATACTGTACATGGGCATCTAGGTACCACCTGAAGTCGACCACATTTCAGATTGATCTGGCTTATCAAATTGTTTTGTAGGTTAGGCTCTGGTATGACATTGTCTTGTCTGTGGGATTATAGATGCTGTCTTCTTAGGCTTGTGCAATACTGTAGGTGCCATTTGCAGCTTATGTGCTCATTATAGCTGCCAAAAGTATTGTGCTTGGTTGTGCTCAACTGTGAAATGCTAGCAATTTTATCCCTTGCAGGCAATAATATCATATTAAAGCCAATGCTTCCTTCATATTCAGCCTCTGTGTACTGTTCAACACATGTGAAATATATAAGGTATTACTTATTGTACTAGTAAGGAAAGTTATTTTattgcttcaaaacaaaattatctgtTTAAATCCTTCCTCTTGACCATGAATATTAGATTCAAATATATTCTACCAGAAAAAGACAGGTAGCAAGTAGAGCCAAGACTTCCTGTCTTTGCTTTGGTAGTTTGTCAGATAAGGATGGTATTCAGTACTTTCTCCATCTACAAAAGACTGAGTGAACTTTAAATACTGGACTGTATAGTGGGGTatatcaaaatcattttgaaacttattcttttattattgacAATAAACTGCTGTAATTTGTTTTCAGATCATAACCGACCAGAGCTGTATGAAGAGGTAAAATTATACACCAATGCCAGAGAGAGGGAAAAGTAAGTATTTTGTAAAGCACCAAATTGAATAATTTCACATTGTTCTCTCACTTACAGTAATCTCTCAGCCCTTTCattgtaaatacagtaaaccccttgtattcgcgttctcacgattcgcagactcatgtattcgcagatttctctgtggaacgtgtctacccattattcgcggaaaatttgcccattcgcagtatttttcactgaaaaatattcactaattactgtattttcatatcattgtcatgactaaatgcactttttgtgataaaactaataaaatactcaggtataagcatttttagagggtttgtcttgtgtttaaactatcaaaataggcagttctaagtgtttttagaggggttttaagcattcacagATTTTACTTATTCACAGGGGGGGTCccctgcaaatatggggggtttactatatTACCTCACTTGCCTTGTTGTCTTACACATTGAATCATGTACTTGGTAATAAGTTAACTGTAGTGGGTTAGAGCTAAATATGGAGAGAGggaaatagagaagaaaaaattaacagattttgGACAGTCAGGGTCCCATCAACATATGTAAACCTtacatttaaaattctctctctctctctctctctctctctctctctctctctctctctctctctctctctctctctctctctctctctctctctctaatttcttctttcttgagtATGTAAAATCAAAGCAAATCACAATTGTTTAGCATCGTACTTTATATTCTTCAgccaggaaaatgtttttaatcttCCAAATTATGGGAATATaggtaacaaaaacaaagcagTGATGAGGTAAAAACACTCAAATAAGCAACAATGAGATGACAGAACAACATAATTCctttttaaatccaaaaattctaAGTGGTTTTGTTAACAGAAAGTAGTTTGAAATAATTTCTGTGTAAATTGTAAAATAGTCTTCATGAATAAAACTAGTTCCAAATCAGTTATCATGCTTCTTGCAGAGCCATTTAATTTTAAGTATAATGTTTAGTCGCAGAATCggttgaattttttaaattatactaagtttattttccttcacaGGTATGATAATCTTGGTGAATTATATGCTGTAATCAACACCTTACAGTGCCTTGAGAAAATGTACATAAAGGTAAATATCTTGTGACTCTGGAACGTGCAAGAAAAATTGAGATCCATTTTAGATCCATGCAGACATTGTATTTATTTACCATATGTTTAGCTCAAGGAAAATGTCAGCAAGTATTGTTAGGCAGTACTGTAGATTTCACAAACATAGTTTATCACTATAATTGCCATTCATGCtttgttttgtactttttctcAATACAGTGCAGTACCTATGTTTTtcagtactgtattttcttatttagtttgTTTTAGAAAGGAAGTGTACAGTATGTTTAAATACATGATGTTATCatgaatttaaaatcttttgtatGTGATGTTAATTAGCAATTATGATTTTCAGGATGTTGTCCCCCCAAAAGAATACACAGCCTGGTGCAGTAAACTTTTAGTTCAGTATAAAGCAGCATTCAAACTGGTTCAGTGTGATGAATATCCTACAGTTGAAGCATTTGTGAAGAAGTACAAGGTTGGGTTCATTCTTCTGTATTGTCATCCTTGCTTGAAGTGTAGATTTGATTTAGGTTATCCTTGAAGTTCAGCTTCTTCTTGATACTGATTTTGATGTCATTTTGAAGCTAAATAGATGTCATTGAATGTAATATGTTCAGAGGAGCAAAATTACAAACATAAGTGGTCACAATGAAGAGTTGAACTTGCCAAAAACATGAACATAAATAGTttgctataaataaatattctccaAAAGCAAAGCAAGAGAGATATgctatatttattacatcatgcAAAACTGTTTATAAAGTGGTGTAAGAATGGCATATAGTTGATTGCAAGTTATGCCAGCTGTGCTggtaagtgcaaaaaaaaataaaacacaacttTATAGTGATTATACTTACACAGATACATCaccaaaaaaaattccaataaataatTACCTATCAACAGCACTCTGGTATAGCACAAATATTGTAAAATCAAAGATGTTCTCACACAACAATATGAGGTAGGCGTGGGTCATAAGCCCCAACAATATGAGGTAGGCTGGGTCACAAAACAATATGAGGTAGGCATGGGTCATAAGCCCCACCCACTGCCTCCCTCATGAACTTCAGACACTTGTGATGTTAGCTACAAGTTTCTTTGTTGTGTTTCTTATacacaatttttcataaatttatttttaaaaattaatttaaactaGCATACAGACAAGTAACAGTGACTCAGAGGAGGTGCAATCTAAGGTGAAAAATCTATCTTTAATATTGCAGCTTGATTGTCCTGCAGCATTAGATCGCATTAGAGAGGATCGGCCCATAACTATCAAGGATGACAAAGGCAATACTAGCAAATGTATTGCAGATATTGTATCTGTaagtacatactgtacaaataattttttctgagaagtaaaaaatgatatataggtatatagtaATGTAATGGTTATTCATTATAATCACCTTTGtgtataaaatatgaacattatCATGTTTATGTCTTGTCTAATACTTCTGTTAATTTCCAAAAAATAGTTGTTCATCACAGTGATGGATAAACTACGCTTAGGAATAAATGCTAATGACGAGCTGCAGCCTGACTTGAAGGATCTCCAAGAGAACATGACCCGCCTCTCAGTCATACCTCAGGTGAGTCAAAGAGAATCAAGATTATACCATTGGTAACTTTCAACACCGTTACAAATCCAAAtctatttttgtgcttttatctaCAAGAGGGGAAGAAGGCAACCTTCCAGAACTGCTGTGAACTGCCTTCCACACTGTGGTGTTGTAAGTTCATTCACAACTGGCAATCAGTAgcttttcctttaactttatcTTAAAGTCCTTTTGAAACTTAGAGGGCTGTGGTAAAGTGTATATTAATAGCTGAGCAGTGAAAGTTGGAGTAAGAGAAAGATGATTTTGGGTAGCCAGATGTAAAAATCAAAGGGAATAATTGGAATTAAAAAGTAGAAAGCAATGTAGTTGAGGACCAAAAGGATGTTGTATTTAATCTTCAGTATCACATACAAACCTTAGGGGCATCACTTATGCTGCCCTTTGCATGGCATACTAGTTGGTATTGAAGGTATTTTCTGCAGCATCACTTCACTTCCAGCTTTATTGTGTGAGCCATTAAAGAGGGCTGTTTTTTCAGCCCTCTTCTTACTTATCTGTCTAGCTTTATCTTACTTGCTCTCAGACAGTTCTTCCAACAGAGGACAGACTCAAGAGATTGCTATTCATTATCCAGCAGTTCCTCCAGCAAAGTTATGGTAATCCTTTATAGGACATCTTGTGTTGTAGAAACTAGTGCCTTACAGCTGCTTGAGGTTTAGATTGTTCTCCTTACAACTTGCGTAGTCATGGTTACCAGCAATTATACCAGAAGAATCCCTAGTAGTAGCACAAGATGAAGTTCTTGAGGGTCTCTGGTGTTGACAGGACCCTGGTCACCTTTTTAATTGGAGTTCCACTGGTTCCTTCCAGTCCAAAGGTATTGATGCCTACAGACGCATTGAGTAAGGGTGGGGCACACCCAGTGGATCTTCAACTTTCTAGCCTTAAATGCTGTCTTCTTAGGCCTTCAGGCATTCTCTCATTGTTTGACAGGTTGAACAGTAGGTTTGATGGCTGACAACTTATGGTGGTAATGGTTTGTGCCAGCAGGGTGGCATGTATTTATTGTTACAGAGTTGAAATTTTCAGGTTAGGAACGGGAAATGAGGTTGGCATAGTGCCAAGATTCATCCTGGGAAATACATAGTCCACATTCTTAGCAGAGTAAAGCCAAGTTCTACTGTCAAAGTGGTCATTGAACTTCAAGgtattttggagtttttttggCCCTGTTTGCAGCAAGCCAAAATCACAAGTTTCTGATGCAATGCTCAACTCAGCCAGACTCAGCAGCCAGAGGATAGGCACAATTCTTTCTCCTTGACATCCAGGTTTCTGTGTATATCAGCTTTTGTCAGGTAGGTAATAGAAAAGCTCTTTGTCTGTGAACATGATAAGCCATCTTTGGCTGCATCCAGAGTGGTTTCTGGATTTACTGTCCAAGCTAGTTAAGATTTTCCCAGGGTCCCCTGGCCTGGGAAAAACTACTCAAATAGCCACACTTCATGGTTTTCACAAAAACCTGAATTCCCTTTTCCAGCAAGGACCCAGAGATAGAGGATATTCAGAGGATGTAGTTGTAACCTTTGCATGACTCTGCAGAAGATCAGTTGTTAAGCTCTATCAAGCCAAGTGTAATCAATTCTGTAATTGGTATTGCAAAggtgcattgattttatcaattatattgtACCCATGATTGcaatactttatttccttttatttaaatgttatgaGAAACTGTTTGTCTCTCCACTATCAGGGATATAGGTCCACACTTCCAACAGTCTTTTACCCTGGTGGACTTGATGTAGGTTCTTCAGTTGTGTTGAAGATGTTTATCCAGTACTTTGAGGAGAAAGTGCCGAATGGATCACTCTCATCTCTTTATTTGGATCTTTTACTAGATTTAAAATGTCTAACAAAGCCCACCTCTCCaaaaagtttctttgtagcaTTCTCAGTGAAGATAGTCTTTTTACTGGTTTTGCTTCTTTGAGATTAGTCACGAGATGCATGCTCTTTCTGGGAAGACGGCACACATCAGGGGGTATGTCATCAGTAGAATTATTGTTTGCTTCTCATTTGGTAACAAGAATCTAACAACTAGTAGTTAGGACCTCACCCAAGTACCCTTTATTATCTCTTCTGTTTCTTCCTCCTTATCCAGGGCTATCAGGCTCTATCTGCAAAAGATGATTCTTCATGATGATGCTTCCAGACTGTTCCTGCCCACAGGTTAAAGGAAGAAGCAGGTGCCAAAGAAAATAGTCTCATATTGGCTGCAACAGGGAATTTTGAAAGCTTATGTTAAAATGGATGGCAAAGTTGAACAGGTAATTTTGCAAGCCCAATGAAGTCAGAGCACTCTGTACACCCGTTGCTTTCAAGTACAATTTAGACCTGTTCTGTTCTTCACATACAAGTACTTGCAATGCTAATGTACCTTTGCTACATGCTATTTAGGGGATGATTTGCATATATGTGTAGACTTGTATTGATTGGGACCTGTAGTCACGATGGAACTCATCCTCAGTTCTCATTCATACCGCTGTCACTATCTTCAGCGTCCTTGGTCATTAGCCTCAAAATCTCATGTTGGTGGTAAGTATACTTCTTTTCCTGATCTGAAGGGTTCTCACCGAACACAGCCTGCATGTTTTGCATAAGTTTTCTGAATTTATACATCTTAAATACCAGGGCTCCCAGTAAGGGTTAGTTATTAGTGGACCGTAGGCATTAGTAAAGGCTGTTTGCAATGCCCTTTGTCCCCTgtctgcacccactttttaggcTTTTACCTTACctcattccatttcctttctccccatcctgctgtccaacctttctaacCATTACTTCTTTGTGGAACTGGGGTTTACTCATTTCACCTGTGGGTCTTGTACTACATCGTTTATATTCTAGATTTTGTCATCTCATGGTCCAACTCTCTTTTTTCAGCATCATAAGTGCGTCCAACTCTCTTTTTTCAGCTtcataagtgctgaatggcttaGAGCCCCCCAGTGCTTAGCTATATAGCATAAATTCCAAGAATCCAATCCAGTCAAGACAAACCAGCACTTTTGGAGATGTGGTTCTTAACTCTTTAGTCTTTAAGTTCTCAACTGGATCCTTTAGGCATTTGCACGGTGGGATATTCATCATACTGGCCTCCCTTCCTAAACAACTTGGTTGCATATACAGTATGACTTACAGGGTTGTGAAGAAACAAGCAGTACTTTTGTATAATGAGTGTCCACTTCTCAGCTCTTCAAGTCTTATTGCTTCACATTAAGTTCTCATGAAAATTGAGATGTGTTACTGGGTATGTATCAAAGGGTCCATAACTGACTAATGTGGTGGTCTTTTCAGTCTGATAGACAAAGACTGGTGCACCTTGAAGTGTTTGTGATGATtgggtttatatgaaaaaattgttataaaaatacttttgttctATAAATCATGAGGCAGCAGTTAGCAATAGTAaacatttcaaagtcattttagTGTTACCTTGTTACTGTATTAATACActgcttgtttttattcttccttgCTACAGTAATGTATactttataataaagtaaaaaaaaattaatataggtTAAGCCATTGTTGTAATGTTGGCTTGATTAAATGCTAAGTAATGATTGCTAATTGAAATAAACTATGCCAGTCACTAGCTACCTTTACCAGTGTTCTGATGCCCTTACCTTTTTATTTACTAGGCTTTATCAGCATAAATGAAGAGTCGTAAGGAAATTGTAATCTTATTACTTCAGGTATTAAACTAAATAGGGCAATTATTTAGGGATTGTACTTGAAAGGCTATTACCTGAAtgttaatgtattatattttattttttcaaaggacTTTGAAGGACGTGCTAAGGTTAGAGAATGGATTGGAACACTGGAAGGCATGACTGCTGATGAAACACTGTCCGAAACTCAAGTACGACAGATGATATTTGACCTTGAATCAGCCTACAATGCATTTAACAGACTTCTCCAACACACATAAACTAGTTATTTCATCCTCATTTCGCATATCCAATGTTTATATTATCATTGTAAGAGTAATTAGACTTTTTTAAGCTATGTAAGTGTACAACATTTATGTAAGAATCCATTAACGGTACTATACATTTCTCACGATAGCCTTTGTTGATATTAAACGTAGgcttataaaataattatggtatgtattaaaaattaagCTATTCTtccaacaaaaattaattttagcatATGCCCAGTTTATAATTGCTTTTTATATCAAAACTTATTCTACAAAGCTGTTTTAAGCCATACAACAGTTTGTTAGGTAAAAAGTTACCACTTGATTACTCCTCGTCTGTTTTCCTTCCATGATGTTAGGATTTACTTCACCAAAGTCTGttattgtaatattatatattagtatcAATACTGTATAGAATTGTCAGTTACATTAAACAATTACCTAAGATAAACAGAACCTTGAATATCCATGAAATGCATTGCATTACAGTATCTGGTAATTGCAAACTTTAGGCAAAGGTATTTTAGCGAGcttaactttttatatacttttttagtttttgtatctttttgttgGACAGCATCAGCTTCTGCAGCTTCTTTGTAGACAATTTTTGTTGCCAGtgcaaaacttttgtttttcaaactAAAGCTATGGGAGGTTCTTCCACATCATATTTGCTTCACTGTTTTTGGGAAAAAATACATTGTCCTGAAGGGCATGCAGGTTCAGGAAAGGAATCTCGTATTAGTCTCCTAGTG contains these protein-coding regions:
- the Vps28 gene encoding vacuolar protein sorting-associated protein 28 homolog isoform X1 yields the protein MWTNRRCSSTAPLPHVSFGEGDKRIDVDLWTRNHQTLDHNRPELYEEVKLYTNAREREKYDNLGELYAVINTLQCLEKMYIKDVVPPKEYTAWCSKLLVQYKAAFKLVQCDEYPTVEAFVKKYKLDCPAALDRIREDRPITIKDDKGNTSKCIADIVSLFITVMDKLRLGINANDELQPDLKDLQENMTRLSVIPQDFEGRAKVREWIGTLEGMTADETLSETQVRQMIFDLESAYNAFNRLLQHT
- the Vps28 gene encoding vacuolar protein sorting-associated protein 28 homolog isoform X2, whose amino-acid sequence is MFAGISSNNTQDHNRPELYEEVKLYTNAREREKYDNLGELYAVINTLQCLEKMYIKDVVPPKEYTAWCSKLLVQYKAAFKLVQCDEYPTVEAFVKKYKLDCPAALDRIREDRPITIKDDKGNTSKCIADIVSLFITVMDKLRLGINANDELQPDLKDLQENMTRLSVIPQDFEGRAKVREWIGTLEGMTADETLSETQVRQMIFDLESAYNAFNRLLQHT